A window from Gemmatimonadaceae bacterium encodes these proteins:
- a CDS encoding MgtC/SapB family protein: MADFLALVETLRLDLGAKILVAILAGGGIGLEREMRGKPAGLRTNILICIGSTLLMDLSIRITQDSGVGDPGRIAAQVVTGIGFLGAGTILHTRGAITGLTSAATIWVVAAIGLTVGAGYHFEALAATATVMIVLRGLGWIEGRFLARHDDNHHPHAERSEDRSAADTPPRGGRRAADRDPSAARGTIADRDA, from the coding sequence GTGGCTGACTTCCTTGCGCTCGTCGAGACGCTGCGCCTCGACCTGGGGGCGAAGATCCTCGTCGCCATCCTGGCGGGCGGCGGCATCGGGCTCGAGCGCGAGATGCGGGGCAAGCCGGCAGGCCTGCGCACGAACATCCTCATCTGCATCGGCTCGACGTTGTTGATGGATCTCTCGATTCGCATCACGCAGGACAGCGGTGTGGGTGACCCTGGCCGCATCGCCGCACAGGTGGTCACGGGGATCGGCTTCCTCGGCGCGGGCACCATTCTGCACACGCGCGGGGCCATCACCGGGCTTACCTCCGCGGCGACGATCTGGGTCGTGGCGGCGATTGGGCTCACGGTCGGCGCGGGCTACCACTTCGAGGCGCTGGCCGCGACGGCGACGGTGATGATCGTGTTGCGCGGGCTTGGGTGGATCGAGGGGCGCTTCCTCGCGCGGCACGACGACAATCATCATCCGCACGCGGAGCGCAGTGAGGATCGCAGCGCGGCGGACACGCCGCCGCGTGGCGGACGTCGGGCCGCCGATCGCGACCCGAGTGCGGCGCGCGGCACGATAGCCGATCGTGATGCCTAA